From a single Alkalihalophilus pseudofirmus genomic region:
- the proC gene encoding pyrroline-5-carboxylate reductase yields MHILFIGAGRMAEAIFAGILHKNDRDVKVTVTNLHNKEKLASLKTRYHIETINHWSEGIDEADTILLACPPSAHDQLLEDLSPRINGQFVITVAAGVDPTFLEARLPNKTPVAWVMPNTAASVGKSMSTYTYGQHVNEAHKEQLQMILNSIGASEQLTEDQIHNLTAVTGSAPAFLYYFTEALQVAAAEYGLSQNQAEKLVQEMVIGSAEMLKTYKDPALLREQVTSPGGATDAGLKSLEKNHFQAAIMEAVKATNDHAKAKKN; encoded by the coding sequence ATGCACATACTATTTATCGGGGCTGGTCGAATGGCAGAAGCTATTTTCGCTGGAATTCTTCATAAAAACGATAGAGATGTAAAAGTTACCGTTACAAATTTACATAATAAAGAAAAATTAGCTTCCTTAAAAACACGCTATCATATCGAAACAATCAATCATTGGAGCGAGGGGATTGATGAGGCAGATACGATTTTGCTTGCTTGTCCCCCTAGTGCCCATGACCAGTTATTAGAAGATCTTTCTCCGCGTATAAACGGTCAATTTGTCATTACCGTTGCTGCAGGTGTGGATCCAACTTTCTTAGAGGCTCGCCTGCCAAATAAAACACCAGTTGCCTGGGTTATGCCCAACACAGCAGCAAGCGTTGGCAAATCGATGTCAACCTATACATACGGACAACATGTTAACGAAGCTCATAAAGAACAGCTTCAAATGATTTTGAACTCCATAGGCGCATCAGAACAATTGACCGAAGATCAGATCCACAACCTTACAGCAGTTACTGGGAGTGCTCCTGCTTTCTTATATTATTTCACAGAAGCATTACAAGTTGCGGCTGCTGAATACGGACTTAGTCAAAATCAAGCTGAGAAGCTAGTCCAAGAAATGGTTATAGGAAGTGCTGAAATGCTAAAAACATATAAAGATCCAGCTTTGTTAAGAGAGCAAGTAACCTCTCCTGGCGGTGCAACAGATGCTGGCCTGAAATCGTTAGAGAAAAATCATTTTCAAGCAGCCATTATGGAAGCAGTTAAAGCGACGAATGACCATGCGAAAGCTAAGAAAAATTAA
- the yfkAB gene encoding radical SAM/CxCxxxxC motif protein YfkAB, with the protein MNQTLPKITPSYDPWEAYEDIISFGRQELTNIEFTTTTLCNMRCEHCAVGYTLQHKDPTPLPLDLLIKRLDEIPHLKAFSITGGEPMLSMKSVDQYVVPLLKYAHERGVRTQINSNLTLDLKRYEKIIPYLDVLHISHNYGSVDDFAEIGFAVMDRKPSYEQRAALFERMVSNAKELTKRGVIVSAETMINKRTLPHLDKIHQQIVEMGCQRHEVHPMYPSDFASTLEVASLDEIRAGIHQLLDVRDPDTWMLFGTLPFYPCSDNADDLLLQKRLFSEKNVTVRNDPDGRSRLNVNIFDGDIIVTDFGDTPPLGNITNTSLNEAYETWRNTELNKSLSCHCASVKCLGPNVLVKDAYYKEIDFTKRKSNI; encoded by the coding sequence TTGAATCAAACATTACCAAAAATCACCCCCTCCTATGATCCATGGGAGGCTTATGAAGATATCATCTCTTTTGGCAGACAAGAACTTACAAACATTGAGTTCACTACGACTACCCTCTGTAATATGAGGTGTGAACATTGTGCGGTCGGTTACACCCTGCAGCATAAAGACCCGACTCCCCTGCCGCTTGATTTACTTATTAAGCGATTAGATGAAATTCCCCATTTAAAAGCATTTAGTATTACTGGCGGAGAACCTATGCTCTCGATGAAATCCGTCGATCAATATGTCGTTCCGTTACTAAAATATGCGCATGAACGTGGAGTCCGTACACAAATCAACTCCAACTTAACACTTGATTTGAAGCGGTATGAAAAAATCATTCCATATCTCGATGTTCTTCATATCTCTCATAATTATGGAAGTGTAGATGATTTTGCGGAAATTGGATTTGCGGTAATGGATCGTAAACCGAGCTATGAGCAGCGTGCGGCTCTATTTGAACGTATGGTCAGCAACGCAAAAGAATTAACAAAAAGAGGGGTTATCGTATCTGCGGAAACGATGATTAACAAACGAACGCTTCCTCACTTAGATAAGATCCATCAACAGATTGTAGAAATGGGCTGTCAAAGGCATGAGGTGCATCCTATGTACCCTAGCGACTTCGCTTCCACTCTTGAAGTGGCCTCATTAGATGAAATCCGTGCTGGCATCCACCAACTCCTTGACGTGCGAGACCCTGATACATGGATGTTATTTGGTACTTTACCATTTTACCCTTGCAGTGATAACGCGGATGACCTTCTCCTTCAAAAGAGGTTGTTTAGCGAGAAGAATGTAACGGTACGAAATGATCCAGACGGCCGTTCACGCTTGAATGTAAATATTTTTGACGGGGACATTATCGTGACTGATTTTGGAGATACACCACCTCTTGGCAACATCACAAATACATCTTTAAATGAGGCGTACGAAACATGGCGAAACACCGAATTAAACAAGTCTTTATCTTGCCACTGTGCTTCCGTTAAATGTCTTGGACCCAATGTCCTTGTAAAAGATGCATACTATAAAGAGATAGATTTCACGAAACGCAAATCAAATATTTAA
- a CDS encoding SE1561 family protein, with amino-acid sequence MGGAIHNKKEQMDYLHRRLDLVMNVLDSIDPEEAGVEEIDRLLAMLDDIEVKCKQFRNDWSE; translated from the coding sequence GTGGGCGGAGCTATTCACAACAAGAAAGAACAAATGGATTACTTACACCGCAGGTTAGATTTAGTAATGAATGTACTGGATTCAATCGACCCAGAAGAAGCTGGTGTTGAAGAGATTGATCGATTACTTGCTATGCTGGATGATATTGAAGTAAAGTGTAAGCAATTCCGTAACGATTGGTCTGAATAA
- a CDS encoding histidine phosphatase family protein produces the protein MNLYLIRHGESEGNRLGKIQGWSDFPLSEIGKKQALKLGDFFQGIQLDYLYSSDLTRAHDTALAIGSEKDLTVHKWEKVREVNLGPFQGLSREEIYEHFPKVRETSILTSGIAGTESVHELTERCKYVVDQLKRAHKNDHVAIVSHGGFISIFLMYLMIGDNWGEFHRPFQIGNTSISHIELSRPGKPLFHYINRDHHLSMEGMASKKMGLL, from the coding sequence ATGAATCTTTATTTAATCCGTCACGGTGAATCAGAGGGTAATCGATTAGGTAAGATTCAAGGCTGGAGTGATTTTCCTCTTTCAGAAATAGGAAAAAAACAAGCGTTAAAACTTGGGGATTTTTTTCAAGGAATCCAACTCGATTATCTATACAGCAGTGACTTAACACGTGCACATGATACAGCTCTTGCAATAGGTAGTGAAAAAGATCTTACCGTTCATAAGTGGGAAAAAGTTCGGGAAGTAAACTTAGGTCCGTTTCAAGGTTTGTCTCGTGAGGAGATCTATGAACACTTTCCTAAAGTGAGGGAGACATCGATTCTAACCTCAGGCATTGCTGGAACAGAGTCTGTTCACGAGCTGACAGAACGTTGTAAATACGTTGTCGATCAATTGAAAAGAGCTCATAAAAATGACCATGTTGCCATCGTTTCTCATGGCGGATTCATTAGTATATTTCTCATGTACCTTATGATTGGGGATAATTGGGGAGAATTCCATCGTCCGTTTCAGATAGGGAATACAAGTATTTCACATATCGAGTTGAGCAGACCGGGCAAGCCTTTATTCCATTATATTAATCGTGATCATCACTTATCGATGGAAGGAATGGCCTCAAAAAAAATGGGCTTATTATAA
- a CDS encoding YfkD famly protein, whose product MKRTISVLMMLLFVCISFQSAPYTVMAQGDSEGKDGKDEKVTEEKKDFTIPSSVLPISKENTYTNPTQDLPYLQPSTLAEELLGTTDVKIENPDLIRIFNESTINDSKLAIGFRASIYLGEWPLAYESNGTEVNWEYQKVNTNFIDNRGGQSPQKLAYTQEQQKRVNGGLTAKIPNSEAVKKMMMIKAAEHTNLPLAFDTVIGQGTKKNNSYHIAPKQVGYLHSYVPAAHEKGKVTYGEVYLTFKGGKRKLEVKNVTQQGVGAWIPVQDHLSFAFIAANQPK is encoded by the coding sequence ATGAAGCGGACAATATCGGTTCTTATGATGCTTCTCTTTGTGTGTATTTCATTTCAAAGCGCACCATATACAGTAATGGCCCAAGGAGATAGTGAAGGGAAAGATGGTAAAGATGAAAAAGTCACTGAAGAAAAGAAAGATTTTACCATTCCAAGCTCAGTCTTGCCTATTTCTAAAGAGAATACGTACACAAACCCTACCCAAGACCTTCCTTATCTTCAGCCGAGCACGTTAGCTGAAGAGTTACTAGGTACAACAGATGTGAAAATTGAAAACCCCGATCTTATCCGGATTTTTAATGAATCAACCATTAACGATTCCAAGCTGGCAATTGGGTTCCGTGCTTCTATTTACTTGGGTGAATGGCCGTTAGCTTATGAATCAAATGGAACCGAAGTGAACTGGGAATATCAGAAAGTGAACACTAATTTCATCGATAATCGCGGGGGACAGTCTCCGCAAAAGCTTGCCTATACTCAGGAACAACAAAAACGTGTGAATGGCGGGTTAACAGCAAAAATACCAAATAGTGAAGCAGTAAAGAAAATGATGATGATTAAAGCAGCTGAGCATACGAATTTACCGCTCGCATTTGATACAGTCATTGGCCAAGGAACGAAAAAGAATAATTCGTATCATATTGCCCCTAAGCAGGTAGGATATTTGCATAGCTATGTGCCAGCAGCACATGAAAAGGGAAAAGTGACTTACGGAGAAGTGTATTTAACGTTTAAAGGCGGCAAACGCAAACTTGAAGTGAAAAATGTAACACAGCAAGGGGTAGGGGCCTGGATTCCTGTTCAAGATCATTTATCCTTTGCCTTTATTGCCGCGAATCAGCCTAAATAG